The following coding sequences are from one Rhodobiaceae bacterium window:
- a CDS encoding 4Fe-4S dicluster domain protein produces MTSDASTAGPETAGAGLTSLIGEAEKLANPHGHEGETATAVNSEKNRSLYASRIKIYPKLVHGRYRLVKWIVMAITLGVYYVTPWIRWDRGPFAPDQAVLLDFPHRRFYFFWIEIWPQEVYYLTGLLILASVLLFLVTSLAGRVWCGYTCPQTVWTDLFIYIERLIEGDRSARIRLDKSSFSLNKLVRKVSKHAVWLIVAVATGGAWVFYFDDAPTLAANLLTFSADPVAYLFIAIFAAFTYVFGGLAREQVCTYMCPWPRIQGAMFDDESFLVTYKYDRGDPRGPHKKNTSWDGRGDCIDCGQCVAACPMGIDIRDGMQLECIQCALCIDACDDIMAKVGRPRGLIEYDTPANMDRRLASEKERFHIFRPRTVIYMGILVLVSAIMFFSLATRGAIDLNVLRDRNPLFVQLSDGSIRNGYTVKIINKVHAEQAFSIRIDGLPSAQLIQQGVSAGDSVKTAIDPDSLKDIKTFVILPRDALGSLDEGEATLRFIVENMSTGETVYNETSFRGPR; encoded by the coding sequence ATGACCAGCGACGCGTCAACAGCCGGACCCGAAACTGCAGGAGCAGGACTCACCTCCCTCATTGGTGAGGCCGAAAAGCTCGCAAATCCACATGGGCACGAAGGAGAAACCGCAACAGCGGTGAACTCCGAGAAAAACCGCTCCCTCTATGCAAGCCGCATCAAGATTTACCCCAAGCTCGTCCATGGCCGCTATCGACTGGTCAAATGGATCGTCATGGCCATCACGCTGGGCGTCTATTATGTGACGCCATGGATCCGTTGGGACCGAGGCCCTTTTGCGCCGGACCAGGCAGTCCTTCTCGATTTCCCTCATCGGCGTTTTTATTTTTTCTGGATCGAGATCTGGCCGCAGGAGGTTTATTATCTGACGGGCCTCCTTATCCTGGCTTCTGTTCTTCTCTTTCTGGTGACGTCCCTCGCCGGTCGTGTCTGGTGCGGCTATACCTGCCCCCAGACCGTGTGGACGGACCTCTTCATCTATATCGAACGTTTGATCGAAGGAGATCGCTCCGCCCGCATCCGATTGGATAAATCATCATTTTCTCTCAACAAGCTTGTTCGCAAAGTATCCAAACATGCAGTTTGGCTGATTGTCGCCGTTGCCACAGGTGGGGCGTGGGTCTTCTACTTTGACGATGCCCCGACGCTTGCGGCAAACCTGCTCACCTTCAGTGCGGACCCAGTCGCCTATCTCTTCATCGCGATTTTCGCTGCCTTCACCTATGTCTTTGGTGGCCTCGCCCGAGAGCAGGTCTGCACTTACATGTGCCCCTGGCCGCGTATTCAGGGTGCGATGTTTGACGACGAGTCTTTCCTCGTTACTTACAAATATGACCGCGGAGATCCACGCGGCCCTCACAAAAAGAACACAAGTTGGGATGGGCGCGGCGATTGCATCGACTGCGGGCAATGCGTAGCCGCCTGCCCCATGGGCATCGACATTCGTGATGGCATGCAGCTCGAATGCATCCAATGCGCTCTCTGCATTGATGCATGCGACGACATCATGGCGAAGGTCGGCCGTCCACGAGGTTTGATCGAATATGACACGCCAGCCAATATGGACCGACGCCTTGCGAGCGAAAAAGAGCGCTTCCATATCTTCCGGCCGCGAACAGTCATCTATATGGGCATACTTGTCCTGGTGAGCGCCATCATGTTCTTCTCACTAGCAACACGCGGTGCCATCGACCTCAATGTCCTGCGCGACCGCAATCCGCTCTTTGTCCAGCTTTCTGATGGCAGCATCCGGAACGGATACACCGTGAAGATCATCAATAAGGTGCACGCGGAACAGGCATTCTCCATCCGCATTGACGGTCTGCCCTCGGCCCAATTGATCCAACAGGGTGTGAGCGCTGGCGACAGCGTCAAAACAGCTATCGACCCGGACAGCCTGAAAGACATCAAGACATTTGTCATTCTGCCGCGCGACGCCTTAGGCTCACTGGACGAGGGCGAAGCAACCCTTCGGTTTATCGTCGAAAACATGAGCACAGGCGAAACGGTCTACAACGAGACAAGTTTCAGAGGTCCAAGATGA
- a CDS encoding FixH, translating to MSIDTSTDKIWTGRRILIGLSAFFLSVFAANGIMVFYALTTFDGVETDDAYRKGRAYNHVLEANAAQNALGWTTTIEIMSSRSPEGVSVYTKVTVTTADGQAAPMVNPTLTFWRPTVQGMDAEAEITAAGDGTYQGTAQLQRPGNWIVRLNAETADGRPYVYEERQFIQPGAG from the coding sequence ATGAGCATCGACACAAGCACTGACAAAATCTGGACGGGCCGCCGAATACTAATTGGGTTGAGTGCGTTCTTTCTGTCGGTGTTTGCCGCCAATGGCATCATGGTCTTCTACGCCCTGACAACATTTGATGGCGTTGAAACAGATGACGCCTACCGAAAAGGTCGCGCCTACAATCATGTACTGGAAGCCAATGCCGCTCAGAATGCTCTGGGCTGGACCACGACGATCGAAATCATGTCGTCCCGTTCTCCAGAAGGAGTCTCGGTCTATACAAAGGTGACAGTCACCACCGCTGATGGACAGGCAGCTCCGATGGTAAATCCAACCCTCACCTTCTGGCGCCCAACCGTGCAAGGTATGGATGCAGAGGCAGAGATTACTGCAGCCGGGGATGGCACCTACCAGGGTACAGCCCAGCTCCAGCGTCCGGGAAACTGGATCGTCCGACTGAATGCGGAGACCGCCGACGGCAGACCCTATGTCTATGAGGAACGCCAGTTCATACAACCCGGCGCCGGATGA
- the copA gene encoding copper-exporting P-type ATPase A, producing MSDTTLDANLFVRGDDETAQIDLVVEGMHCAGCMQKIEKGLGRVEGVTNARCNLSTKRVAVSWQRGTTTGDDVIAELGSLGFSAVPFDPKLVGAIDETEARQLLRAMGIAGFAAANVMLLSVSVWSGLVSDMELETRALFHWLSALIALPAVAYAGRPFFGSAWAALKARTTNMDVPISLAVLLACSMSLVQTLQNAEHVYFDASITLLFFLLIGRYLDVQTRAKACSVAQNLLALRAVAATLVDTDGKTRSVPVDTLEPGMIVSIAAGQRLPADGVITEGLSDIDTSLVTGESLPTTVDIGTPVYAGTLNLAAPLLVKVTAKDDASLLSEIVRLMESAEQGRAGYVRLADRIASKYAPTVHALAAATLILWIALGAGWQVGLMNAIAVLIITCPCALGLAVPVVQVVASGRLLKLGILVKAPDALERLAQIDTIVFDKTGTLTLGEPKLTNVDTIAAHDLALAAALAARSNHPLARAVSIAADGISLPVLTNISETPGFGVEGEQDGETLRLGSRVWTDAEGPAACGPELWLRRGTAAPVQFTFADLLREDAKAVVNHLSKTYDVVLLSGDQKPVAKSVAEDLGIANWAAEQTPADKIAKIDTMTKAGKTVLMVGDGLNDAPALKAAHVSMSPASAADISQTAADFVFQGTHLGAVADTLSTATRSRRLVFQNFGLAIGYNFVAVPLAVMGFVTPLVAAVAMSSSSLIVTLNALRLGLERFQDKWQRLSVRKREKTTNLESGNTPWTR from the coding sequence ATGAGTGACACCACCCTTGATGCAAACCTGTTCGTGCGTGGCGATGACGAGACCGCTCAAATCGATCTTGTGGTGGAAGGCATGCACTGCGCGGGGTGCATGCAGAAAATCGAAAAAGGCTTAGGCCGCGTTGAGGGCGTGACCAACGCTCGTTGCAATCTTTCGACGAAGCGGGTGGCCGTCTCCTGGCAGCGTGGCACCACAACCGGTGACGACGTAATCGCCGAACTTGGATCACTAGGCTTCAGTGCTGTCCCCTTTGATCCAAAGCTTGTCGGCGCGATTGACGAAACAGAAGCGCGCCAGCTTCTCCGCGCCATGGGCATTGCAGGTTTTGCCGCTGCCAATGTGATGTTGCTGTCCGTCTCTGTCTGGTCCGGCCTTGTGAGCGACATGGAGCTTGAAACACGTGCGCTGTTTCACTGGCTCTCTGCTCTCATCGCCCTACCCGCGGTCGCCTACGCAGGACGGCCCTTTTTTGGCTCCGCCTGGGCCGCGCTCAAGGCACGCACAACCAACATGGATGTGCCCATCTCTCTGGCAGTCTTACTCGCCTGCTCCATGAGCCTCGTTCAAACGCTTCAAAATGCAGAACATGTCTATTTTGATGCGAGCATTACCCTCCTGTTTTTCCTACTGATCGGCCGCTACCTGGATGTGCAGACACGCGCCAAGGCCTGCTCCGTCGCACAGAACCTATTAGCGCTCCGCGCAGTCGCTGCAACGCTGGTGGACACAGACGGTAAAACACGGTCTGTGCCTGTTGATACGCTAGAACCAGGCATGATCGTCTCTATCGCGGCTGGTCAGCGCTTGCCCGCCGACGGCGTCATAACAGAAGGCCTCAGTGACATCGACACAAGCCTCGTGACGGGCGAAAGCCTACCCACGACGGTCGATATCGGCACGCCTGTTTATGCGGGCACGCTGAACCTGGCTGCGCCGCTGCTGGTGAAGGTGACGGCCAAGGACGACGCATCGCTCCTGTCTGAAATTGTGCGCCTGATGGAATCAGCCGAACAAGGCCGCGCGGGATATGTTCGTTTGGCTGACCGGATCGCCAGCAAATATGCACCGACCGTCCATGCCCTGGCCGCAGCCACCCTCATTCTCTGGATCGCCCTTGGCGCGGGCTGGCAGGTCGGCCTCATGAACGCCATCGCTGTCCTGATCATCACCTGCCCCTGTGCGCTCGGACTTGCGGTTCCTGTCGTCCAGGTTGTTGCCAGTGGTCGCCTGCTGAAGCTCGGTATCCTAGTCAAAGCGCCCGATGCCTTAGAACGCCTCGCACAAATCGACACCATTGTCTTTGACAAGACAGGAACGCTGACACTCGGCGAACCTAAACTCACAAACGTGGATACTATCGCGGCCCACGACCTCGCACTCGCCGCGGCATTGGCCGCACGAAGCAACCATCCACTCGCCCGCGCAGTCTCAATCGCAGCAGATGGCATCTCCCTTCCTGTCCTCACAAACATTTCCGAAACACCGGGCTTTGGCGTTGAAGGGGAACAGGACGGCGAAACCCTGCGCTTGGGAAGCCGCGTCTGGACGGATGCGGAAGGTCCAGCAGCTTGCGGACCGGAACTCTGGCTCCGTCGGGGAACAGCGGCGCCTGTCCAATTCACCTTTGCCGACCTTCTCAGAGAAGATGCAAAAGCGGTCGTCAATCATCTAAGCAAGACCTACGACGTGGTTCTGCTGTCCGGCGATCAGAAGCCTGTGGCAAAATCTGTCGCCGAAGACCTTGGCATTGCCAATTGGGCGGCAGAACAAACCCCGGCAGACAAAATCGCCAAAATCGACACCATGACCAAAGCAGGTAAGACTGTCCTCATGGTGGGTGACGGCTTGAACGACGCGCCGGCATTGAAAGCAGCCCACGTCTCCATGTCACCTGCAAGCGCTGCTGACATTTCCCAGACCGCCGCTGACTTTGTTTTCCAGGGCACACACCTCGGCGCTGTTGCGGACACACTTTCCACAGCCACCCGCTCCCGCCGCCTTGTCTTCCAGAATTTCGGATTGGCAATCGGATATAATTTCGTTGCGGTGCCGCTCGCCGTGATGGGCTTTGTCACACCGCTGGTGGCAGCTGTGGCCATGTCATCATCATCATTGATTGTGACCCTCAACGCTCTTCGTTTGGGCCTCGAGCGTTTTCAGGATAAGTGGCAACGGTTATCCGTCCGAAAACGCGAGAAAACAACGAACCTAGAGTCTGGAAACACACCATGGACGCGCTGA
- a CDS encoding cytochrome oxidase maturation protein cbb3-type encodes MDALIFLIPIALGLGLLGLGAFLWSLKSGQYDDMDGAAERILFDDDTPPNQ; translated from the coding sequence ATGGACGCGCTGATCTTTCTGATCCCGATCGCGCTGGGCCTTGGCCTGTTGGGCCTCGGTGCTTTTCTCTGGTCTTTGAAATCAGGTCAGTATGACGATATGGACGGTGCCGCAGAGCGCATTCTCTTCGACGACGACACGCCTCCGAACCAATAG
- a CDS encoding hypothetical protein (predicted integral membrane protein (DUF2189)) has protein sequence MAVVTGNPATENEPQASGNLTLDDPWRWMSAGWRDMWAMPGISLFYGVLFAGISLLLVLSLFLVELSAIVLPLAAGFMLVGPLFAVGLYEASRRLENGEALTLKDVLLVKTASPTQLAFLGALLMLALLAWMRIASLLFALFFGLEGFPPLPDFLPTLILTPYGLGLLVVGTAVGAFIAFAVFAVSALSVPMLMHRDVDAISAVLASVRVVRENPGPMLLWAWIIAVVMAVGMATFFVGMVFAFPLVGHATWHAYRASISDAD, from the coding sequence ATGGCGGTAGTAACCGGGAATCCGGCCACAGAAAATGAACCTCAGGCGTCTGGGAATCTGACATTGGATGACCCGTGGCGGTGGATGTCCGCAGGTTGGCGCGACATGTGGGCCATGCCTGGCATCAGCCTTTTTTACGGTGTGCTTTTTGCCGGCATTTCCCTGTTATTGGTGCTCTCGCTCTTCCTGGTGGAACTCAGTGCCATTGTACTGCCGCTCGCAGCCGGCTTCATGCTGGTTGGGCCTCTTTTCGCTGTTGGGCTTTATGAAGCAAGCCGCCGCCTGGAAAATGGTGAGGCGTTGACCTTGAAGGATGTCCTACTGGTCAAAACGGCCTCCCCGACTCAACTCGCTTTTCTGGGAGCGCTCCTGATGTTGGCGCTTCTGGCATGGATGCGGATCGCTAGTCTGTTGTTTGCGCTGTTCTTTGGTCTGGAAGGGTTTCCGCCTTTGCCAGACTTTTTGCCGACTCTCATTCTGACGCCTTATGGCCTCGGTCTGCTGGTTGTGGGCACAGCTGTTGGGGCCTTTATCGCCTTTGCCGTCTTTGCTGTCTCCGCCCTGTCCGTGCCGATGCTGATGCACCGTGATGTGGACGCTATCAGTGCGGTGCTTGCCAGTGTCCGTGTGGTGCGTGAAAACCCTGGTCCCATGCTCCTGTGGGCCTGGATCATTGCAGTGGTGATGGCGGTGGGCATGGCGACATTCTTTGTCGGTATGGTTTTCGCTTTCCCGCTCGTGGGACATGCGACATGGCATGCTTACCGGGCAAGTATTTCCGACGCAGATTAA
- the rluD gene encoding ribosomal large subunit pseudouridine synthase D has product MKVTGGTRHTVCVSEEDAGARLDRYLATALETLEPAPSRSRIRTLIEEGHVTRGTSSEERTIGEVAYRVKQDETYSVTLPTPGPATPQPEDIPLTIVHEDAQLIVIDKPAGLVVHPAPGSPDGTLVNALLAHCGPDFTGIGTELRPGIVHRLDKETSGLMVVAKTEAALKNLQEQFTIHGRDGRLERAYTAFVWGKPHPSKGTVNAPLARSRHNRLKITVTRSVEAQGAREAITHYKVAKSFGEPEPLVSQVTCHLETGRTHQIRVHMTHLGHPILGDPVYGAAHKNRSVKLSEAGKSALDVLGRQALHAHLLGFEHPETGEKLRFESPLPQELADLLTALESL; this is encoded by the coding sequence TTGAAAGTCACGGGCGGCACGCGCCACACCGTGTGTGTCAGTGAAGAGGATGCAGGAGCCCGGCTTGACCGGTATCTCGCAACCGCACTGGAAACCCTTGAACCCGCCCCAAGCCGATCGCGCATACGCACGCTGATCGAAGAAGGACATGTGACGCGAGGCACATCCAGTGAGGAGCGGACGATAGGTGAGGTCGCGTACCGGGTCAAACAGGACGAGACCTATAGTGTCACCCTGCCCACGCCAGGTCCCGCCACGCCGCAGCCTGAAGACATCCCCCTTACCATCGTGCACGAGGATGCACAGCTTATTGTCATCGACAAGCCTGCGGGACTTGTTGTCCATCCAGCGCCAGGGTCGCCAGATGGCACTCTGGTGAACGCCCTCCTTGCCCATTGCGGTCCGGACTTCACCGGCATCGGCACTGAACTCCGCCCGGGCATCGTTCACCGGCTGGACAAGGAAACGAGCGGCTTGATGGTTGTCGCCAAAACTGAAGCCGCGCTGAAAAACCTGCAGGAACAATTCACCATTCACGGTCGCGACGGGCGATTAGAGCGCGCCTACACCGCCTTTGTCTGGGGCAAACCACACCCGAGCAAAGGCACGGTGAATGCCCCCCTTGCCCGCAGCCGCCACAATCGGCTGAAAATCACCGTCACACGCTCTGTGGAGGCTCAAGGAGCCCGGGAAGCCATCACCCACTACAAAGTGGCAAAAAGCTTCGGTGAGCCAGAACCGCTGGTGAGCCAGGTGACCTGCCACCTGGAAACCGGCCGCACCCACCAGATCAGGGTCCATATGACCCATCTGGGCCACCCGATCCTCGGAGACCCGGTCTATGGCGCGGCACACAAGAACCGCTCTGTGAAGCTCTCTGAGGCTGGGAAGAGCGCTCTGGATGTATTGGGTCGCCAGGCGCTTCACGCCCACCTGTTGGGCTTTGAACACCCAGAAACCGGCGAAAAACTGCGGTTTGAGAGCCCTTTACCGCAAGAATTGGCAGACCTTCTGACCGCTTTAGAATCCCTATAA
- the rpoH gene encoding RNA polymerase sigma factor RpoH — MATTPTSTTSRMPAVTPEQSLSRYLQEIRKFPMLEPQEEYMLAKRFKEHEDPDAAEKMVTSHLRLVAKIAMGYRGYGLPTGEVISEGNVGLMQAVKRFEPEKGFRLATYAMWWIRAAIQEYILRSWSLVKMGTTAAQKKLFFNLRKVKGQLQAFEEGDLKPENLTTIATRLGVTEKEVTDMNRRMSGPDNSLNAPIRNAEADGGEWQDWLVDESTDQEVELGEKEELNVRRDMLHAAMQSLNEREMHILTERRLKDNPSTLEDLSQEYGISRERVRQIEVRAFEKLQKAMRDAVSEQAAERRAARDDMLN, encoded by the coding sequence ATGGCGACTACACCAACAAGCACCACGTCACGCATGCCGGCGGTTACGCCGGAGCAATCACTGTCGCGCTACCTGCAGGAAATCCGCAAATTTCCAATGCTGGAACCGCAGGAAGAATACATGCTGGCCAAGCGCTTCAAGGAACACGAAGACCCCGACGCTGCTGAAAAGATGGTGACCAGCCATCTGCGTCTTGTGGCAAAAATCGCCATGGGCTATCGCGGCTATGGCCTGCCCACCGGCGAAGTGATCTCCGAAGGCAATGTGGGCCTGATGCAAGCCGTGAAACGCTTTGAGCCTGAGAAAGGCTTCCGCCTCGCAACCTATGCCATGTGGTGGATCCGGGCAGCTATTCAGGAATACATCCTGCGCTCCTGGTCGCTCGTAAAAATGGGCACGACCGCTGCACAGAAAAAACTCTTCTTCAATCTCCGCAAGGTGAAGGGCCAGCTGCAGGCCTTTGAAGAAGGTGATCTGAAGCCGGAAAATCTCACCACGATCGCAACACGCTTAGGCGTGACCGAGAAAGAAGTGACGGATATGAACCGTCGCATGTCCGGCCCGGACAATTCTCTCAATGCACCGATCCGCAATGCAGAAGCTGACGGCGGTGAATGGCAGGATTGGCTGGTCGATGAAAGCACCGACCAGGAAGTCGAGCTCGGTGAAAAAGAAGAGCTCAATGTCCGCCGCGACATGCTGCACGCAGCGATGCAGTCGCTCAACGAACGTGAAATGCACATCCTCACCGAACGTCGCTTGAAGGATAACCCCTCAACGCTTGAGGACCTGAGCCAAGAATATGGCATCAGCCGCGAACGCGTCCGCCAGATTGAAGTGCGCGCTTTTGAGAAACTGCAGAAAGCCATGCGTGATGCGGTGAGCGAACAGGCGGCCGAGCGCCGGGCAGCCCGCGACGACATGCTGAATTGA
- the fabL gene encoding enoyl-[acyl-carrier-protein] reductase [NADPH] FabL → MAVLVTGGTKGIGLAIAKRLSKSGEETFLAYHSDDAAAEDAQMALESVGAQVHLIKADIGTIEGAATIHQAVAKTGATLSGVVHSAASIYPTTLLDADLEKFTRAVETNGLSLLYLVQKLLPVMDRGTSIVFITSGGARIPQPRYGALGVGKALAESIVRYLVMELAPKGIRINGVAPGLVATTSVADMVGSQDAADRLFEKATKANPSGRMSKDSDYASLVEFLMSPEAEFIQGQVIAATGGVGVVG, encoded by the coding sequence ATGGCTGTGTTGGTTACTGGGGGAACAAAGGGCATAGGCTTAGCCATTGCCAAACGTCTGTCCAAAAGCGGCGAAGAAACCTTCCTCGCCTATCACAGTGACGATGCCGCCGCCGAAGACGCACAGATGGCATTAGAGTCAGTCGGCGCACAGGTCCATCTCATCAAAGCTGACATCGGCACCATAGAGGGCGCGGCGACCATTCATCAGGCCGTTGCAAAGACGGGCGCAACCCTTTCAGGCGTCGTGCACAGCGCCGCATCTATCTATCCCACCACCTTGCTCGATGCAGATCTGGAGAAGTTCACGCGTGCGGTGGAAACGAACGGGCTCTCCCTGCTCTACCTTGTACAGAAACTGCTGCCTGTGATGGATCGTGGCACCAGCATTGTCTTCATTACAAGCGGCGGTGCGCGTATTCCTCAGCCCCGCTACGGGGCGCTGGGCGTCGGCAAGGCGCTCGCTGAAAGCATCGTGCGTTATTTGGTGATGGAACTCGCCCCCAAAGGCATTCGCATCAATGGCGTAGCACCAGGTCTTGTCGCCACAACCTCTGTCGCTGACATGGTGGGCAGTCAGGATGCTGCCGACCGCCTGTTCGAGAAGGCCACGAAAGCTAATCCGTCGGGACGCATGTCAAAAGACAGCGACTATGCCTCACTCGTGGAATTTCTGATGAGCCCGGAAGCTGAATTCATTCAGGGACAGGTGATCGCCGCCACCGGCGGTGTGGGTGTTGTTGGCTAA
- the comR gene encoding HTH-type transcriptional repressor ComR: MARPRKIDAENMAERLMNAFWASGFARTSIPDLVKATGLLRGSLYATFRDKDAMFELALERYLDQLRTDIVSDAPGIAGIREMLQAVVEITVADPERRGCLLINAIPETPDLDEANRAAINKGLDEMKAFVRFKLEEETNETNVAPDLDRLTALVFAASVSIRVLGRAQQERKLLQDVADGATDALNQTFKKTP, from the coding sequence ATGGCACGACCTCGCAAAATAGATGCAGAAAACATGGCCGAACGGCTGATGAACGCCTTTTGGGCGAGCGGGTTCGCGCGCACCTCCATCCCTGACCTCGTGAAAGCCACCGGGCTGCTGCGGGGCAGCCTATACGCAACATTTAGAGACAAGGATGCCATGTTCGAGTTGGCGCTCGAACGCTATCTCGACCAGCTGCGGACGGACATTGTTTCCGATGCCCCCGGCATTGCGGGCATCAGGGAGATGCTGCAGGCGGTCGTTGAAATCACAGTGGCCGACCCAGAACGCAGAGGGTGTTTGCTGATCAACGCCATCCCGGAGACGCCCGACCTCGACGAAGCAAACCGGGCAGCAATCAACAAAGGCCTGGACGAGATGAAAGCCTTTGTGCGTTTCAAGCTCGAGGAAGAGACGAACGAAACAAACGTCGCGCCTGATCTGGATCGGCTGACGGCACTGGTGTTTGCAGCCTCTGTCTCAATCCGTGTGCTGGGGAGAGCACAGCAGGAAAGAAAACTTCTGCAGGACGTTGCAGACGGCGCAACCGACGCCTTGAACCAGACCTTTAAGAAAACCCCCTGA
- a CDS encoding SnoaL-like polyketide cyclase: MPIDQAEQKRRRALIKQHYLVENNHDMDGVMATFAPDGQMDYNRQSFTDLETIRLAHGLIGFGMEGGAIDKVVNQIDAEHFTDDEIVIEGRMCGKHVGEFQGMPATGRDIEMPFVGFYRFDENDKLVSERIVMNLGALL, encoded by the coding sequence ATGCCGATTGACCAAGCTGAACAAAAGCGGCGACGCGCCCTTATCAAGCAGCACTATCTGGTTGAGAACAATCACGACATGGATGGCGTGATGGCGACCTTCGCCCCCGACGGTCAGATGGACTACAACCGCCAGTCTTTCACCGACCTTGAAACCATCCGACTGGCTCATGGGCTCATCGGTTTTGGCATGGAGGGCGGCGCGATCGACAAGGTGGTCAACCAGATCGACGCGGAGCATTTCACCGACGATGAAATCGTCATTGAAGGCCGCATGTGCGGGAAGCATGTGGGCGAGTTTCAGGGAATGCCCGCAACCGGCAGGGACATTGAAATGCCGTTTGTGGGATTCTACCGGTTCGACGAGAACGACAAGCTGGTCTCAGAGCGCATTGTCATGAATCTCGGCGCCCTTCTCTAA
- the msrA gene encoding peptide methionine sulfoxide reductase MsrA: MFGLSKKSQMPDPADALPGREFAIPTAETHFVNGKPLKGPLAEGLEQAMFGLGCFWGAERKFWELPGVELTVVGYAAGYTPNPTYEEVCSGGTGHNEVVLVTFDPKQVSYDTLLKTFWEAHNPTQGMQQGNDKGTQYRSGVYTFSAEQKAAAEASKAAYGKQLLAQGYGAITTEVLDVPEFFYAEDYHQQYLAKNPNGYCGLGGTGVSCPIGVGVDAAE; the protein is encoded by the coding sequence ATGTTTGGTCTGTCGAAGAAATCCCAGATGCCTGATCCTGCAGATGCGCTGCCGGGCCGCGAGTTCGCGATCCCAACAGCGGAAACGCATTTCGTGAATGGCAAGCCACTCAAAGGCCCTTTAGCTGAGGGGCTCGAACAAGCCATGTTTGGGCTTGGCTGCTTTTGGGGCGCTGAGCGGAAGTTCTGGGAGCTGCCCGGTGTTGAGCTGACCGTGGTGGGCTACGCAGCCGGCTATACGCCGAACCCGACCTATGAAGAGGTTTGTTCCGGCGGCACGGGCCACAATGAAGTGGTGCTGGTGACGTTCGACCCGAAACAGGTCAGTTACGACACATTGCTCAAGACCTTCTGGGAAGCGCATAACCCGACGCAAGGTATGCAGCAGGGCAATGACAAAGGCACACAATATCGCTCTGGCGTGTACACCTTCTCTGCTGAGCAGAAGGCAGCAGCGGAAGCCTCCAAAGCGGCCTATGGCAAACAGCTGTTGGCGCAGGGCTATGGTGCCATCACGACAGAAGTTCTCGACGTGCCAGAGTTTTTCTATGCCGAGGATTATCACCAGCAATATCTCGCGAAGAACCCCAATGGTTATTGCGGGCTTGGCGGTACCGGCGTGAGCTGCCCCATAGGCGTGGGGGTTGACGCGGCAGAGTGA
- a CDS encoding sulfite exporter TauE/SafE, giving the protein MALTAAAVFFAGALRAFVGFGFALAGVPLLAMTVGPAAAVPMILALEIMSGLQMLPKVRKQADWHSIWLILPAALVAAPFGIYLLDVLEADSLRLLIALALLGAVALMASGISIPAKVPLPVSLGIGGASGLLAGSTAMAGPPVLLYFIGRAGTPEAARASMFMYFSLTGAITLGFGFASGIVELNTMMLTLMLSPALFLSNVIGSWAFHATGDHHYRPIALGLLTIIALATLAQAVAN; this is encoded by the coding sequence ATGGCGCTCACCGCTGCAGCCGTCTTTTTCGCAGGGGCTTTGAGGGCTTTTGTGGGCTTTGGCTTTGCGCTGGCAGGCGTGCCCCTGCTTGCCATGACCGTGGGGCCTGCCGCGGCTGTGCCCATGATCCTCGCTCTGGAAATCATGAGCGGCCTGCAAATGCTGCCCAAGGTACGCAAACAGGCGGACTGGCACTCCATCTGGCTCATCCTGCCTGCGGCCCTCGTCGCCGCCCCCTTCGGGATCTACCTGCTGGACGTGCTGGAAGCCGACAGTCTGCGCCTCCTCATCGCTCTTGCACTCTTAGGCGCCGTAGCGCTCATGGCAAGCGGCATCAGCATCCCGGCAAAAGTGCCGCTCCCCGTCTCGCTCGGCATTGGCGGCGCGTCGGGGCTGCTCGCAGGCAGCACAGCTATGGCGGGTCCGCCGGTGCTGCTCTATTTCATCGGGCGCGCAGGCACACCAGAGGCGGCGCGCGCCTCCATGTTCATGTATTTCTCGCTGACAGGGGCAATCACCCTGGGGTTCGGGTTTGCCTCCGGCATTGTCGAGCTGAACACAATGATGCTCACACTCATGCTCAGCCCAGCCCTCTTCCTCTCCAATGTGATTGGAAGCTGGGCGTTCCACGCCACCGGTGATCATCACTACCGCCCGATTGCGCTCGGCCTCCTCACCATCATCGCACTGGCGACACTGGCGCAGGCGGTGGCGAACTAA